The genomic region cagtccaccccagggcagctgtggctacagatgtagcttaccaccaccaggtgtgaattaatgatgggttcccacttcactgtgagcgctttgagtatctaacaatagaaaagcgcgatataaatctaatccattattattattattatcttgggGGTTATGTGTCAGGAATGGATTAATGATATTGTTTGTGTTAAACAACAAATAACTAAGATAATAGACGTATTGTATTGTTAAAGGGAGTAAAATTCCTTCAAAATTCTATTTAGTGCAATTACTGATGACTCCGAGTACTTGTATGTGCAAGCAGCACGTGTGTTGTTGTCAGCGGGTGTTTGTCAGTAGTGGATTAGCGACTTAATGGGTTAGTAAATCCTCCTCCCTGCAGCTTTCACTGCATCCTGACAGATGGAAGTGTTGCACTTAGCTCTGCAGACGCACCACTGCTCTGCTGGGCCATCTGCAGCTGGGACAAGCCCTCCTCCATGAGCCTCTTCCCAAGCTGCCCGGCGTCTGCTCGTCCTGCTGGTTTTTGTGGTCAGATTACTCGATCGACTTTGGGGACTACATTAACCTCGGCCCTCTGTtgattaggtttttttttcacTATATTTAATTGCAAACACACCACCTACTGATTTCATTCAGTAGCCCTAACCCTAACACTCAATGGCAAGAGAATGAATCTGAATGTTTGCTTTTACCAAGATATTTTGGGCTTAATGCTTACAACTTTGCGTTTACAATAGCAATATGGAGTGCTGGAGTTTGCCCATTCTTTACTGTGGACAAATTGTATCCCATTTACTCTATATTGTAGGGCTGTCTTCTTGGACTAAGGGTTTTCATAGTCAAATCTGATTAGTCGAATCTATGGCATTGTTTTTTAGAAGAGAAATACACTGATTGGGATGGAATGTAGTaatgcaggggtcaggaacctttttgcctgagagagccaagaatccaaatattttaaaatgtatttccgtaagagccatatcatttttttttcaacactgaacacaactaaacgcgtgcatttttaagtaagaccaccattactagagtataataggtctcgtattctttgtaataacgttgatattctgaagctaactgtcgaggggcgtggcctgcgggcctgcagcgaagcggggtgttacaggaccggcctcaaaatcagcgacaggtgcgtagatggcccacttggTCCTTGTAATCTAATCAccagtcgctctgttataagcagcagccgggaggggagacagggttggagctggagccagagcgcgagcgagaacgaaagagaaagacaattgctggaaagcaactgagagacttattgaaaaataaaaaatatcgtaaccctgaaacaggctttcatgtcggtgcttggtggtctgaagaacccccaggagggcaagccctaaaaaaaacaataataaataaatcatgcgatttcttgaacaagtgcggtataaaaaaggatggatggattcaaatgcatgagcatgtttaatattttgaacgttatttttaacattttgattacaagtggaattagtcattacttatcgtgttaagcagtgtcagctcagatttatccgagagccagatgcagtcatcaaaagagccacatctggctctagagccataggttccctacccctgtagtaATGTGTACTGACCGGTGATACAGTGTCAGTAAGGTCACATGGACGTAGATCTTAACTGCTATACAGGGATTCTTCTAATGTTATATACAAAAACCTATAAAAGTAATACAGTCTTTCATTAAAGAGAACAACACAAATATCATTTGTGAATTTTTCTAGTTCAAAAATGGTCTAAGTCTGTcacgatccgtggtccggatcatgtttttgtcatgttgttagttttagttttttgtgcacccttgtttgttttagttaccatggcgattTATGATTTTCACCCGCCTCTGCTGTTTGGGACGTGCCCCTGTTTCCAAATCAAGAGACATGATTTAAACCCAATAATGatgccaggacgactgactggcaaaggtggGCTCAAATCATGTCtgttgattggaaacaggtgcgcgtccctAACAGCAGAGGCAGGTGACAATCATAAGTCGCCCttataactaaaacaaaaaagGGGGCACAAAAACAGCAACTAGTGGAGTCTAAAACTAACCGAACATAAGAAAAACacgatccggaccacggatcatgacaaaatcaCTCTGATAAATGTCTATggattgttgcgatccgtgactcggatcttcacatgttattgtttatttttttatctttgttctcattctccgtttgatccgtttatttcctgttttgtccatcactatggttactcattagttcacctgctacactcggtccgcacacctgcttcagctaatcaccctcctttataagccagtctcttctgtttattctttctgggactgtaatttgctttcacgcaacgagttacgcctgcactctgtcacgtatgtacattctcgctagcttttcacgctaagccatttgttcattccagctctcatgctgtatgttttgttttactcttttatgtgcctacgtgccagttttagttctcattgttgtatatcctagcttttatgctatcgtctttggtttgcctttttattagcaccagtgttttgtttcgtagatccttttcgttaaataaattgttcatatcttacctttgctctgttcacttgttgacgcatccacgagggaatcaaacccggcaccacgatgccaaacagACGTAACATGGATGTTGTCATTAATCCAGGTCATtgtgtattctcagggcattcaatggatcgcaactggactgtttgccttttgttaaaaGCCGTTTCGtgtctcatccaagtaggcttcatcagttcatgctcataaacTCCGATAAACAAATCAGCACGGTAGGGATCGAATAGTTTGTgacgattttgagaaaaaacctaattgcaaatttttctctccaaaattgcaAATGCGTTTGACTTGGGATTTTTATAGCTTATACATAAAACTGCGAAAATCACAAGTGAAGAAAGACATGTTACTATTAAACTGCCAGCATATttttgtctcaaggtgccacacattacAACAATGTGCAATcatttacttaaaaaatatatttggctttatgcagacagacTTAAAGCTTTTGTCTAAATCATATTCTTAaactgaataaataataaaaactatacagtagggatgcaccgattaatcggtaaccgaatatattcggacgaatatggcaaaaaaagccatattcggccttcggtggaatgagttaaaaagaaggccgaatagtggcgtgtgacgcaatttttttgacgcggtgacgcaatcaacgaacgtgcagtgacgcggtgacgttgggatatgttgtgtacctgtataagtatatgaggttacaagcacacacttattgagatttagtggggcctctgtttacattattagcctgttgtgtaggctacctgtataagtgtaagaggttacaagcacacacttaattgagatttacttgagccttctgtttacattattagcatatctactgtggctaagcagacttttgccaaaaggacaattcatttgttgtgggtttatccactttaatgcactttaatgcacttaattttttttggaatgcatgttttgtttgaaggcctaatataaatagatagatagatggatagatagatagtactttatttattccgtcaggagagttccttcaggaaaattaaaattttcagcacaatcccattcaagtttagacaaacattacagggagacagaacaggatcgctgacgggtctgccgacttccagcgccccttacaaaaagatgagatacaggtaaacaaggagggggaatagaagattaaaacaaaataaaaaaaatcggtcttagcctgggccctggagaggaggtgcagactgaggccaagggaaaaaacaacaactcatagccatgttacacatccctcttaaatgtgtgtaagagggaaacatcaaacatcaaagaacacagaggacattaaagacattaaagcagcagatacaaccagacacttctacatactagctatgaataaaaagtaaaagaaacatatccactgtggtggcctctggggtgttccacgccatcgtccgctggggtggagggagcatggccagagacaggagcagacccaacaaagcaaccaagacagccgactccattttcggcctgtgtccagtccgcatggatgagcgaggatacgtccaaggtgactgaggtgtccgacacctgctcacccagccaagacaccgcgaagcctctccgtcccagcgctcagtgctagctccgcagccatgtcccctcatccgcacctcctccagtccctccaaactctgcagtcctgtcccctcatccgcatctcctccaatccctccaaactctgcagtcctgtcccctcatccgcatctccgccagtccctccaaaccgactccggtgtggcagacacccagcagctggtctccatggccaagaggctcccgggaggcagatccagaagtccacaaaaaaaaaatgaaaacctttgtgcttttgaaaagcaaaggctactggattattaaaaaaaatgtcaatattcaataaaaaaatactttatttgaaaaacatgtctaaatatttattctagactatttatgcaatataaaaaacattgtgaaaaactacattcattattcggtattcggccttcggccaagcgtttaaattttattcggcttcggccacaaattttcatttcggtgcatccctactataCAGTGATGATAAGTTAATGTAATCATCATATATTGCAGTATAGTAATACAAGTAACCACTTCAAAGGATATAATTAACTTGTATTCCTCATTACTGTAGGATTGTTTActattgtactgtaattggaaggtaaataaccGATATCcttaaaaaatacattaacaaAAATTAAATGGAGTCATTTTTGTAACCCTATAAATActgaacatcttaaagtgcatttttttcccaGTTGGAAAAATGAGGTCGGACGTTGTCTTTTTCTTTATTGCTATCCCGCAATCACGGCGACATTTTCGCTCATTTGTCCGTATTGATAGGCTCCTATCGCTCATCCTATTTGAAGCTGAAATGTTTCCATAACGGTAACTTTGGGCTTATAATCTTATGTTTGTCGTCCTAATTTGTGTTACTTTGGAGCACTTCTCACTGGCGAGTCGCGAGGCTGTCTGTACTGTAAGAGTGTTGGCGACGGCACCCCGCTCGAATCTGTGccaagacaaagattgtgaatgactgaaaagaggggTCATGCTGTTCAGTTAATTGCACTGTTAAATAAACACGCTCAGACGTCTTACGTTCTGTTTGAAACGAGAGACAAACAAACGCTAGGCTAAATAATTCTGATTGAGGAACATGGCTGTTCAATTTAAACAAACAACCTAAGCCTCTTGCGGTTTTATCTACCGCATTAATAAAACCTTCGAAGTGGATTCAATTTCGATTAATCGTGTAGGCATAGTTTGTGAGATCCTAAGCTCTGGTGTTGCACAAAGAACATATCAAACTTGAAAGTCGTAACATTGTTTCCGCATGTGAACCTGAAGAAGGATCATTACCTCTTCCAGAGAAGAGATACCGGTATGTACCTTATACCTGGATTCTGACTAAAAATACGGTGGTATCAGTTTTGATCCATATGGCCGAGCCCTAGTATCGACCAATACATAGGGCTCCAAAATTGGTATTGTTTTGGAATTAAAAaagttcataaataaataaatgggttgtacttgtatagcgcttttctaccttcaaggtactcaaagcgctttgacactacttccacttttacccacacattcacacactgatggagagtgctgccacaacggacgtgacgaggttggtactaggtggggattgaaccagggaccctcaggttgcgcacggccactctcccactgcgccacgccgttgtaTTAGAGAACCTCTAATTGCAAGCCCATTTTTGGTGGCTGTTTTCTTTCCTGGTATCAGTTTGCACAGTTTGTCCTTTGGTTTTCCTTCTTCAGTAAGTTAATGTTGTGAGTCTTCTCTCTCAATGCGATACATGGTTAAGTTTATAACTGATATATACCCTGATAGCCACGTCACATTTCATCAGTATCAAATGTAGCCATGTACCTCGCAGTACAGTTATTATTCAGATCAGTGGCTTATCCATCGCTCTGTGTGTCGAGTCTAATCTTACATCAGAGAAATATCTCTACTTGTCCTCCCACTCTGTCCCCTCTTGACCTTTTGTCTTCTCTGCTCAGCCAGCTGCTGCCGGGTGCGTGGAAGTAGAAAAAAGTGCACCGAACAGCCGAATATATCCCCAGGGATTTAGTATTAGCTTCCGTGTGGAGTCTTCCTTGAAAACATAACTTACTGAATTAGTGGTTTGGATGCTGCCTCACAGCAAGAAGGTATTCATGTGTCAGTCTTAGCTTCATGTGTGGAGTTTAAATCAGGTCATTGAATTAATTCAAATGGAAGAATATAAACATAACAGTTCAGTCCAACACTTAAAATATGATGGTTGACATGTTTTTCACTAAGTTCTTGGCATCTGTTTTGATAGCATTGTCACACTGAATGCTCCAAGACCTTCATTGCAATCATTTCACTTTGAGCCTAAATTATCAATGTCTTCTTCTGGCAAGGAGTCCCTACTATTTCATTTATGTCTGTTGCTTAAAGACACAGCTGACCACATAATATACTGTAGATTTTTATTTGTACACTTAACCCTAGTTTAAGTGTACAAATTAAGGCTGTACAATACAATACAACAGACCTGTTTCTCTACTTCCAAAATTTGGATTGCGATTCAAACTGCGATATTTATAATCTATACGTAAAAACGCATACAACTGTGAAAATAACGAGTGAAGGAATAAATGTTACTTTTAGACTTTCAATCAACATATTCTTTTTTCAAAGTGCCACACAGAACAACTTGCAATAATCTACTTTAAAATATCTGGCTTTATGCAAACAGGCTTGTAAGCCtttgtctacatcaggggtcggcaacccaaaatctTGAAAGAGCCAGAGTGGaccaaaaatactaaaacaaatctgtctggagccgcaaaacaaatttaaaatccatattacatacagatagtgtgtcatgagatataaattaaattaagaggacttaaaggaaactaaatgagctcaaatatagctacaaatgaggcataatgatgcaatgtgcacatatagctagcctaaatagcatgttagcatcgattagcttggagtcatgcagggaccaaatatgcccgattaacattccacacaagtcaataacatcaacaaaaatcacctttgtgcatttacgcaaaacattaaaagtttggttgacaatatgagacagaaaaggaagtggcgtaaaacacgtcctagaaagtcggagaaagttgtactgGTAAACAAACcatggtgagttcaaagaccgccaaaattagtaggacaaaacagcgcttgccaaatacttgaatcagtgaaacatgtttaatacaaacagtgtgctttataacaattagggaggtttgtgtcatgtttgccctcctacagaaaccatgttaaaacatgaaaaatattttttcccttcatctttttccagttttcatacatttttgaaaaagctccagagagccactagggcggcgctaaagagccactaCATCATGCTTTTAAACTGAAGAAATAGCCAATAAAAACTATCCATTGATGATAAAGTTCTGTAACcataatatacaataataatgAAAGTAACCATATAAGTCTCATTTACGTCTTTTACTTTTATTATATCAAGAACATAGTCAGAGCTGTTCCCGTTTCTCTCTCAGGCCAGCATGGAGGTGATGATACCCTGCTCTCTGGTATGCCAAAAAGAATATTAGAAATCTACAATAATAACAAAACTCAGCTGCACGCGTGGTGATGAGGTGTTTTAAAGGCGATGAGTGGGTTTCCCTTCCACTTCAAGCTCTATTTTAAAGTCCTATTATTAGTTAGTAGAGTTAATAGAGGggtcatttgattttttttctgcatttaaaacacttccctgtggtctacataacatgtaatggtgttctGTAGTCAACGTTTTGCAACGATTATATTTTACAGAATGTTTTACAGCCgatttctgaccgtctcttcaggttgcgccgttttatatacatgcctccacttcgacagcatgTTCCGCCGTCATCAgtattgtagtttttagtgcttccatagccaGTCTACTGACTGATTTAAATTCAAATTATACGctaatttgtattagaaatggcaacatgaAAGGATTTatttgcatgtacgagccagtcttccCTACAACAAaaggatagtgaaaaagaaggagctttttGACCACAACGTCGGACTACAACAGCGGACTTGCACAAAACCACTTTGGGTAAAtttttaccatatatggataatccactAACGTCACAGACGGGGAAAATGTCACAGATTGTGCAAAAACCAAATGGTTCGTTTGGAGGAAGTACGTAGAAAGGCAaatttgttttataaatatctccgctaATTTGAGTTCAAAtgttcgggacttatgcagatcccaaatacacaaaatcaGACACCATGTGTTACGTGTTCGGCAGGTCACTTTTAAACTTTTTCTTGGGCAGTTTGTAATAGCTGCTTTGTCTTTTCTGTTTATGAATCTGCAGGCTGAGTTCTAAAGATTGGAGTCACATCAACACAATAAAATGAGCCATAAGTATCCGGAAGGGTGGACTGGGGAAGTAGGCAAGGAACGCCCAGCAGCCTTGGTTCCTCAGCGGTCTAGGCAGGACAATGGATCAGTACCAGGAGACCCTCCTATACGCCGAACCTGGAGGCCGTGTCAGATGCTTAGTCAAGATGGAGAGCTGAGTTCCCACCATCATCAACAATTGTCTCATCACTACCACCCACACGCAGCTCGTAATCCACCACATCAACGTAATCGTCAGTCATCAGTAAATGGACTAAGCCAAAACCAGGGTCAGTATTCTGGTACTGTACCGGAGGTGGTCCCTTTTAATGAAAGTCAAGAAAGTGATCAACGTCCTGTCCAACAGCCTCGCGCTGCTGTTAATCGTTACCGCCGCCGTGGTGACCCAAATCCAAGGCTCAGAGCTCACAAACCGAAGCCTGCAAACAAAGAAATACTGCAAACATTATCAGTTGCAGAACCAAGGGAAGGTCCTGCAGACATTACAGAGGAAGACATGACAGATATATCTCCAAAGGACCAAATACAGGGCAGAGGATCTCCCTATCAGACTCCTGTTGCTGTGGTCACTCCTACCCACCTCTCATCAGAGCTAGTACATCTTGACCTGCAACAGAATTTCCAGGATATTGATGTGGTCTGTGAAGATGACGTGAAGGAAGTTAAGGAGGATGAAACCCCAGAGCCGTCATTAAATGGAGGAGATCATCAACCAAGCACAGATTACTCGGATTTCAGCCATGAAAACGTGCAGACAGTGAAGGATGAGGAAAATTCAGACAAGGATGTAGAAAATCAGGAAGACATCATTGATGAGGTTCTTGATGTTGAAGCTCAGGGATTTGAAATCACTGATTTATGCTCGGACACAGAAAGTGCTGCTTCTCTCAATAACGATGGGCCTCTCCACAGTCCACCCCCACTACAGTCCCCAACTCCGCCATCGTCTCCTGATGCTCCATTTTTCCCAATGCTGGACCACTTTAGTGAGGATGCTAATATGAGTCCTCTGCCAGACAATGATCTGCTGCCTGAAGAGGAAGACGAGTGCTCCGAATCGCCCTCTGAATATTACCCAAAAACCTATGCAGACTTTTACACAGAATCCCACCAAAAGTCTTACCTGCAGCCTGTTAAGGAGTCAGAGACAAATTGCCATCTCAAGTCTTTTCCAGAACCCCTTAATGCATCTTATTCTGAGGTACTCAGAGAACCTCACATTCAGTCTTGTCAAATGACTAAGCCATATGAGGCCCAGAAGGAGCCCCCCAATGACCTATTTACCACCCATAAACAGGAGAATGTACAAAAAGTCTCGCCTACCAAAGGCACCCATTATGCACCAAGGCGCTCCAGGGACCGAGGTTACCATCCCCCCCATGTGGACAGCTCTGTCGGTTGCCGGCTGCACCACTATGATGCCCAGTCTGATGGAGAGGGGGGCAGTGCTAATCATAGCCCTATTCAGAAAAGTTTTCGGAATGCACCTAGACAAGCAGATTCACGGACCAAGCACTCATCCCCTGGACAGAGCAGGTCAGGCGGGACCAGGGATGAGGTAGGTCCAAATGCAGAGGTATCCGGAGACACCATCAGCCTTGTGATAAGAGACATCAGGGAGGCAATTGAGGAGGTTAAGACCAAGACTGTGCGGTCCCCTTACACTCCTGACCAGCCAGTGGAGCCCATTTGGGTGATGAGGCAGGAAATCAGCcccacagaggaagtcaagtcacTACAGATGATGGCAGGCAACGTGAGTGTGAACCTTATCATTCATGATTACCAGACTTAATGTTTATAGTGAGCATTGTTACGTGACTAAGGTTTGGTGCTACTGAATGTGCTGTCCTGCTGCGCATGTGGGCTCTCTATGGGTACTGAGGTTTCCTCCCACAGTCCAAAAACATGTATCGTGTGCCAGATCGATAAAAACTCTTGATAAACTGtaagtgtgagtgtgaatattggtAGCTTTTTTGTCAAGTCTGTGGTTCTAGTCTGTTCTGTTTGTACCCTGCCTCTCACTTTAAATCAGCTGAGATAACCTATCAAGGTTCcacttctttgtactttgtaaacactttaaaggcctactgaaatgagatttttttattcaaacggggatagcaggtcctttctatgtgtcatacgtgatcatttcgcgatattgccatatttttgctgaaatgatttagtagagaacatcgacgataaagttcgcaactattggtcgctaataaaaaagacttgcctgtaccggaagtagcagactatgtgggcgtaacgtcacgggttgtggagctcctcacatcctcacattgtttataatcatagccaccagcagcaagtgcaatttgaaccgagaaagcgacgagttccccattaatttgagcgaggatgaaagatccgtggatgaggaaagttagagtgaagcacacaaaaaaaagaaggaaaaggcaaaggctccaggcgacggcagtgtgagcgattctgatgttcttagacacatttactaggataattctggaaaatcccttatctgcttactgtgttaatagtgttttagtgagattataaagtcatacctgaaagacggagggctgcggtgaacgccagtgtctctcagagaagccaatggaggagccaagatcacagctgcctttttgatagATGCAGGAGGAgttcgcataatccactcaagtctccggtaagagccgacttaatatcacaattttcccattcaaaaacttgctggttgacgtaaagaaacatgttcgcttgaccgctctgtgttaaagcttcacaacaaataaagaaacaccggctgtg from Nerophis ophidion isolate RoL-2023_Sa linkage group LG17, RoL_Noph_v1.0, whole genome shotgun sequence harbors:
- the LOC133536428 gene encoding amyloid-beta A4 precursor protein-binding family A member 1-like; the protein is MSHKYPEGWTGEVGKERPAALVPQRSRQDNGSVPGDPPIRRTWRPCQMLSQDGELSSHHHQQLSHHYHPHAARNPPHQRNRQSSVNGLSQNQGQYSGTVPEVVPFNESQESDQRPVQQPRAAVNRYRRRGDPNPRLRAHKPKPANKEILQTLSVAEPREGPADITEEDMTDISPKDQIQGRGSPYQTPVAVVTPTHLSSELVHLDLQQNFQDIDVVCEDDVKEVKEDETPEPSLNGGDHQPSTDYSDFSHENVQTVKDEENSDKDVENQEDIIDEVLDVEAQGFEITDLCSDTESAASLNNDGPLHSPPPLQSPTPPSSPDAPFFPMLDHFSEDANMSPLPDNDLLPEEEDECSESPSEYYPKTYADFYTESHQKSYLQPVKESETNCHLKSFPEPLNASYSEVLREPHIQSCQMTKPYEAQKEPPNDLFTTHKQENVQKVSPTKGTHYAPRRSRDRGYHPPHVDSSVGCRLHHYDAQSDGEGGSANHSPIQKSFRNAPRQADSRTKHSSPGQSRSGGTRDEVGPNAEVSGDTISLVIRDIREAIEEVKTKTVRSPYTPDQPVEPIWVMRQEISPTEEVKSLQMMAGNSSPQSFSQSASRSPSHHASLCDPDSCSPLSDECVKVPLSQQHPEHQPQSNNHHHQGRPSQQRDVTKQPHPYMQPKLAHQQQYHQQNQHPPHQSHQVQPSSQQPSVQEIRRSLPPFPTFVDIPGPCDPEDLIDGIIFAATYLGCTNLLSERTPTKSARMEQAQEAMNQVRAAQKQAKNRKKSPDSETPSTAEVDLFMSTQRIKVLNADTQESLMDLPLRTISYIADIGNMVVLMARGKMVRARSAQESLNNTAEQNSMSNDDRRVYRMICHVFESEDAQLIAQSIGQSFSVAYQEFLRANGIDPEDLSQREYSDLLNTQDMYNDDLIHFSKSENCRDVYIEKQKGELVGVVIVESGWGSILPTVIIASLMHGGPAEKSGRLNIGDQIMTINGTSLVGLPLSTCQSIIKGLKCQCRIKMNIVRCPPVTMVLIRRPDLRYQLGFSVQNGIICSLMRGGIAERGGVRVGHRIIEINSQSVVATPHERIVQILSNAMGEIHMKTMPAAMYRLLTAQEQPVFI